One Betta splendens chromosome 16, fBetSpl5.4, whole genome shotgun sequence genomic window carries:
- the LOC114843433 gene encoding polycomb protein SCMH1 isoform X2 codes for MRKPVPQKAVEWKDARRIKHARSGRPSRVPSQYQGHFSWDKYLKETGATAAPASCFKQSLTPPVNEFKAGMKLEAQDPRNTTSTCIATVVGLTGSRLRLRLDGSDNKNDFWRLVDSSEIQPIGNCEKNGGMLQPPLGFRLNASSWPMFLLKTLNGAEMAPSRIFHKQEPPSPEQNSFQVGMKLEAVDRKNPHFICPATVGALRGVEVLVTFDGWRGAFDYYCRYDSRDIFPVGWCTLTGDNLQPPGTKVVLPKSLGSLTEGSVESTAMHPTPTVGRPPGQRGRKPGRRKTKVTGPWAQKGSVLGPQGIQPSKELGPIKIPKKRGPKPGSRLGWAKRAGWLDDAMAGPGRPATGPGRTRGRLPANWAQRIALQQAHTQAQPLKIPKKRGPKPGSKRKPRVVPNPVPTSPTSSTPEPDTSTVPLDNATIPNSALQAPTVCVYLNKYGKVGPHLDQRRIQQLPDHFGPGRASSVLQQCVQACVDSAHNQATVFSCLKSGQGGEVISAYFDQQQHTLTLPTVSSVTYVLRFLEKLCHNLHCDPLFGSQPVARGGLHYDHTHTDRRGFSDSLTTGPGRGTKRFLQDYKSPLPQKLPKIPRHSIDGESFVEGSVSAAEHLKKSPLSPNASGLTSGLRSNSKLLHHSSTGSGNFRESPKPSGQDPNLWTVEDVMQYIRDIDPVLAPHADLFRKHEIDGKALLLLRSDMMMKYMGLKLGPALKLTFHIDKLKRA; via the exons CTGTAGAGTGGAAAGATGCCAGAAGGATCAAACATGCCCGAAGTGGACGGCCCTCTCGGGTGCCATCACAGTACCAAG GGCACTTCAGTTGGGATAAATATCTGAAGGAGACAGGTGCCACTGCTGCCCCAGCATCATGCTTCAAACAG AGTCTTACGCCACCGGTTAATGAGTTCAAGGCCGGCATGAAGCTGGAAGCCCAGGACCCACGGAACACCACGTCCACCTGCATTGCCACGGTAGTGGGCCTGACAGGCTCGCGGCTGCGGCTCCGCCTGGACGGCTCCGACAACAAGAATGACTTCTGGCGACTGGTGGACTCCTCGGAGATCCAGCCCATTGGCAACTGTGAGAAGAACGGTGGGATGCTTCAGCCACCGCTCG GTTTTCGTCTCAATGCGTCTTCCTGGCCCATGTTTCTTCTGAAAACCTTAAACGGAGCTGAGATGGCGCCCTCCCGCATCTTTCACAAG CAGGAGCCTCCCTCCCCGGAGCAGAACTCCTTCCAGGTGGGCATGAAGCTTGAAGCCGTGGACCGCAAAAACCCCCACTTCATCTGTCCAGCCACAGTGGGCGCTCTGCGTGGTGTCGAGGTGCTGGTCACATTCGATGGCTGGCGCGGAGCCTTCGACTACTACTGCCGTTACGATTCGCGTGACATCTTCCCCGTTGGCTGGTGCACGCTCACTGGAGACAACCTTCAGCCACCTGGAACTAAAG TAGTGTTGCCTAAGAGCCTTGGGTCACTGACAGAGGGGAGCGTGGAGAGCACAGCTATGCACCCAACCCCAACGGTGGGACGACCACCAGGTCAGAGAGGCCGTAAGCCAGGCCGCAGGAAAACCAAGGTGACGGGGCCCTGGGCTCAGAAAGGCTCCGTACTGGGACCACAGGGCATCCAGCCAAGCAAAGAACTGGGGCCCATCAAGATCCCCAAGAAACGAGGGCCCAAACCTGGCAGTAGG TTGGGTTGGGCAAAGAGAGCCGGGTGGCTAGACGACGCCATGGCTGGACCAGGACGGCCGGCGACGGGCCCGGGGCGAACCAGGGGCAGACTGCCAGCCAACTGGGCTCAGAGGATCGCTCTGCAGCAGGCCCACACTCAGGCACAACCTCTCAAGATCCCAAAGAAAAGAGGACCCAAGCCAGGCAGCAAG aGGAAACCACGTGTGGTTCCTAACCCAGTGCCCACGtctcccaccagcagcaccccAGAGCCTGACACCAGCACTGTGCCTCTGGATAACGCAACCATCCCCAACTCTGCACTACAGGCCCCCACAG TTTGTGTGTACCTAAATAAGTACGGCAAGGTGGGACCCCATTTGGACCAGAGGCgcatccagcagctgccagATCACTTTGGACCCGGCCGGGCCTCTTCGGTGCTGCAGCAGTGTGTCCAGGCTTGTGTGGACTCTGCCCACAACCAGGCTACTGTCTTCTCCTGCCTCAAGTCTGGACAAGGTGGCGAAGTCATTTCTG CCTACTtcgatcagcagcagcacaccctGACCCTGCCTACAGTCAGCAGCGTCACCTACGTTCTCCGCTTCCTGGAAAAACTCTGCCACAACCTTCACTGTGATCCTCTGTTTGGCAGTCAGCCCGTAGCCAGGGGAGGCCTGCACTACGACCACACCCACACAG ATAGAAGAGGTTTCTCTGACAGCCTGACAACAGGCCCAGGCCGAGGCACCAAGCGGTTCCTGCAGGACTACAAAAGTCCTTTGCCTCAAAAGCTGCCCAAAATCCCCCGTCACTCCATCGATG GCGAGTCCTTCGTGGAGggcagtgtttctgcagcagagcaCTTAAAGAAGAGTCCCCTCTCTCCAAACGCGTCTGGACTGACATCCGGCCTGAGGTCCAATTCAAAGCTGCTGCATCATAGCTCCACAG GCTCCGGTAATTTCCGAGAGAGTCCAAAGCCGAGTGGTCAGGACCCCAACCTGTGGACGGTGGAGGATGTCATGCAGTATATCAGGGATATCGACCCGGTTCTGGCTCCACACGCTGACCTTTTCCGAAAACAC GAGATCGACGGGAAagcgctcctgctgctgcgtaGTGACATGATGATGAAATACATGGGCCTGAAGCTCGGCCCGGCTCTCAAACTCACCTTCCACATTGACAAGCTCAAACGGGCTTGA
- the LOC114843433 gene encoding polycomb protein SCMH1 isoform X1 — MRKPVPQKAVEWKDARRIKHARSGRPSRVPSQYQGHFSWDKYLKETGATAAPASCFKQSLTPPVNEFKAGMKLEAQDPRNTTSTCIATVVGLTGSRLRLRLDGSDNKNDFWRLVDSSEIQPIGNCEKNGGMLQPPLGFRLNASSWPMFLLKTLNGAEMAPSRIFHKEPPSPEQNSFQVGMKLEAVDRKNPHFICPATVGALRGVEVLVTFDGWRGAFDYYCRYDSRDIFPVGWCTLTGDNLQPPGTKVVLPKSLGSLTEGSVESTAMHPTPTVGRPPGQRGRKPGRRKTKVTGPWAQKGSVLGPQGIQPSKELGPIKIPKKRGPKPGSRLGWAKRAGWLDDAMAGPGRPATGPGRTRGRLPANWAQRIALQQAHTQAQPLKIPKKRGPKPGSKRKPRVVPNPVPTSPTSSTPEPDTSTVPLDNATIPNSALQAPTVCVYLNKYGKVGPHLDQRRIQQLPDHFGPGRASSVLQQCVQACVDSAHNQATVFSCLKSGQGGEVISAYFDQQQHTLTLPTVSSVTYVLRFLEKLCHNLHCDPLFGSQPVARGGLHYDHTHTDRRGFSDSLTTGPGRGTKRFLQDYKSPLPQKLPKIPRHSIDGESFVEGSVSAAEHLKKSPLSPNASGLTSGLRSNSKLLHHSSTGSGNFRESPKPSGQDPNLWTVEDVMQYIRDIDPVLAPHADLFRKHEIDGKALLLLRSDMMMKYMGLKLGPALKLTFHIDKLKRA; from the exons CTGTAGAGTGGAAAGATGCCAGAAGGATCAAACATGCCCGAAGTGGACGGCCCTCTCGGGTGCCATCACAGTACCAAG GGCACTTCAGTTGGGATAAATATCTGAAGGAGACAGGTGCCACTGCTGCCCCAGCATCATGCTTCAAACAG AGTCTTACGCCACCGGTTAATGAGTTCAAGGCCGGCATGAAGCTGGAAGCCCAGGACCCACGGAACACCACGTCCACCTGCATTGCCACGGTAGTGGGCCTGACAGGCTCGCGGCTGCGGCTCCGCCTGGACGGCTCCGACAACAAGAATGACTTCTGGCGACTGGTGGACTCCTCGGAGATCCAGCCCATTGGCAACTGTGAGAAGAACGGTGGGATGCTTCAGCCACCGCTCG GTTTTCGTCTCAATGCGTCTTCCTGGCCCATGTTTCTTCTGAAAACCTTAAACGGAGCTGAGATGGCGCCCTCCCGCATCTTTCACAAG GAGCCTCCCTCCCCGGAGCAGAACTCCTTCCAGGTGGGCATGAAGCTTGAAGCCGTGGACCGCAAAAACCCCCACTTCATCTGTCCAGCCACAGTGGGCGCTCTGCGTGGTGTCGAGGTGCTGGTCACATTCGATGGCTGGCGCGGAGCCTTCGACTACTACTGCCGTTACGATTCGCGTGACATCTTCCCCGTTGGCTGGTGCACGCTCACTGGAGACAACCTTCAGCCACCTGGAACTAAAG TAGTGTTGCCTAAGAGCCTTGGGTCACTGACAGAGGGGAGCGTGGAGAGCACAGCTATGCACCCAACCCCAACGGTGGGACGACCACCAGGTCAGAGAGGCCGTAAGCCAGGCCGCAGGAAAACCAAGGTGACGGGGCCCTGGGCTCAGAAAGGCTCCGTACTGGGACCACAGGGCATCCAGCCAAGCAAAGAACTGGGGCCCATCAAGATCCCCAAGAAACGAGGGCCCAAACCTGGCAGTAGG TTGGGTTGGGCAAAGAGAGCCGGGTGGCTAGACGACGCCATGGCTGGACCAGGACGGCCGGCGACGGGCCCGGGGCGAACCAGGGGCAGACTGCCAGCCAACTGGGCTCAGAGGATCGCTCTGCAGCAGGCCCACACTCAGGCACAACCTCTCAAGATCCCAAAGAAAAGAGGACCCAAGCCAGGCAGCAAG aGGAAACCACGTGTGGTTCCTAACCCAGTGCCCACGtctcccaccagcagcaccccAGAGCCTGACACCAGCACTGTGCCTCTGGATAACGCAACCATCCCCAACTCTGCACTACAGGCCCCCACAG TTTGTGTGTACCTAAATAAGTACGGCAAGGTGGGACCCCATTTGGACCAGAGGCgcatccagcagctgccagATCACTTTGGACCCGGCCGGGCCTCTTCGGTGCTGCAGCAGTGTGTCCAGGCTTGTGTGGACTCTGCCCACAACCAGGCTACTGTCTTCTCCTGCCTCAAGTCTGGACAAGGTGGCGAAGTCATTTCTG CCTACTtcgatcagcagcagcacaccctGACCCTGCCTACAGTCAGCAGCGTCACCTACGTTCTCCGCTTCCTGGAAAAACTCTGCCACAACCTTCACTGTGATCCTCTGTTTGGCAGTCAGCCCGTAGCCAGGGGAGGCCTGCACTACGACCACACCCACACAG ATAGAAGAGGTTTCTCTGACAGCCTGACAACAGGCCCAGGCCGAGGCACCAAGCGGTTCCTGCAGGACTACAAAAGTCCTTTGCCTCAAAAGCTGCCCAAAATCCCCCGTCACTCCATCGATG GCGAGTCCTTCGTGGAGggcagtgtttctgcagcagagcaCTTAAAGAAGAGTCCCCTCTCTCCAAACGCGTCTGGACTGACATCCGGCCTGAGGTCCAATTCAAAGCTGCTGCATCATAGCTCCACAG GCTCCGGTAATTTCCGAGAGAGTCCAAAGCCGAGTGGTCAGGACCCCAACCTGTGGACGGTGGAGGATGTCATGCAGTATATCAGGGATATCGACCCGGTTCTGGCTCCACACGCTGACCTTTTCCGAAAACAC GAGATCGACGGGAAagcgctcctgctgctgcgtaGTGACATGATGATGAAATACATGGGCCTGAAGCTCGGCCCGGCTCTCAAACTCACCTTCCACATTGACAAGCTCAAACGGGCTTGA
- the LOC114843433 gene encoding polycomb protein SCMH1 isoform X3: MRKPVPQKGHFSWDKYLKETGATAAPASCFKQSLTPPVNEFKAGMKLEAQDPRNTTSTCIATVVGLTGSRLRLRLDGSDNKNDFWRLVDSSEIQPIGNCEKNGGMLQPPLGFRLNASSWPMFLLKTLNGAEMAPSRIFHKQEPPSPEQNSFQVGMKLEAVDRKNPHFICPATVGALRGVEVLVTFDGWRGAFDYYCRYDSRDIFPVGWCTLTGDNLQPPGTKVVLPKSLGSLTEGSVESTAMHPTPTVGRPPGQRGRKPGRRKTKVTGPWAQKGSVLGPQGIQPSKELGPIKIPKKRGPKPGSRLGWAKRAGWLDDAMAGPGRPATGPGRTRGRLPANWAQRIALQQAHTQAQPLKIPKKRGPKPGSKRKPRVVPNPVPTSPTSSTPEPDTSTVPLDNATIPNSALQAPTVCVYLNKYGKVGPHLDQRRIQQLPDHFGPGRASSVLQQCVQACVDSAHNQATVFSCLKSGQGGEVISAYFDQQQHTLTLPTVSSVTYVLRFLEKLCHNLHCDPLFGSQPVARGGLHYDHTHTDRRGFSDSLTTGPGRGTKRFLQDYKSPLPQKLPKIPRHSIDGESFVEGSVSAAEHLKKSPLSPNASGLTSGLRSNSKLLHHSSTGSGNFRESPKPSGQDPNLWTVEDVMQYIRDIDPVLAPHADLFRKHEIDGKALLLLRSDMMMKYMGLKLGPALKLTFHIDKLKRA, from the exons GGCACTTCAGTTGGGATAAATATCTGAAGGAGACAGGTGCCACTGCTGCCCCAGCATCATGCTTCAAACAG AGTCTTACGCCACCGGTTAATGAGTTCAAGGCCGGCATGAAGCTGGAAGCCCAGGACCCACGGAACACCACGTCCACCTGCATTGCCACGGTAGTGGGCCTGACAGGCTCGCGGCTGCGGCTCCGCCTGGACGGCTCCGACAACAAGAATGACTTCTGGCGACTGGTGGACTCCTCGGAGATCCAGCCCATTGGCAACTGTGAGAAGAACGGTGGGATGCTTCAGCCACCGCTCG GTTTTCGTCTCAATGCGTCTTCCTGGCCCATGTTTCTTCTGAAAACCTTAAACGGAGCTGAGATGGCGCCCTCCCGCATCTTTCACAAG CAGGAGCCTCCCTCCCCGGAGCAGAACTCCTTCCAGGTGGGCATGAAGCTTGAAGCCGTGGACCGCAAAAACCCCCACTTCATCTGTCCAGCCACAGTGGGCGCTCTGCGTGGTGTCGAGGTGCTGGTCACATTCGATGGCTGGCGCGGAGCCTTCGACTACTACTGCCGTTACGATTCGCGTGACATCTTCCCCGTTGGCTGGTGCACGCTCACTGGAGACAACCTTCAGCCACCTGGAACTAAAG TAGTGTTGCCTAAGAGCCTTGGGTCACTGACAGAGGGGAGCGTGGAGAGCACAGCTATGCACCCAACCCCAACGGTGGGACGACCACCAGGTCAGAGAGGCCGTAAGCCAGGCCGCAGGAAAACCAAGGTGACGGGGCCCTGGGCTCAGAAAGGCTCCGTACTGGGACCACAGGGCATCCAGCCAAGCAAAGAACTGGGGCCCATCAAGATCCCCAAGAAACGAGGGCCCAAACCTGGCAGTAGG TTGGGTTGGGCAAAGAGAGCCGGGTGGCTAGACGACGCCATGGCTGGACCAGGACGGCCGGCGACGGGCCCGGGGCGAACCAGGGGCAGACTGCCAGCCAACTGGGCTCAGAGGATCGCTCTGCAGCAGGCCCACACTCAGGCACAACCTCTCAAGATCCCAAAGAAAAGAGGACCCAAGCCAGGCAGCAAG aGGAAACCACGTGTGGTTCCTAACCCAGTGCCCACGtctcccaccagcagcaccccAGAGCCTGACACCAGCACTGTGCCTCTGGATAACGCAACCATCCCCAACTCTGCACTACAGGCCCCCACAG TTTGTGTGTACCTAAATAAGTACGGCAAGGTGGGACCCCATTTGGACCAGAGGCgcatccagcagctgccagATCACTTTGGACCCGGCCGGGCCTCTTCGGTGCTGCAGCAGTGTGTCCAGGCTTGTGTGGACTCTGCCCACAACCAGGCTACTGTCTTCTCCTGCCTCAAGTCTGGACAAGGTGGCGAAGTCATTTCTG CCTACTtcgatcagcagcagcacaccctGACCCTGCCTACAGTCAGCAGCGTCACCTACGTTCTCCGCTTCCTGGAAAAACTCTGCCACAACCTTCACTGTGATCCTCTGTTTGGCAGTCAGCCCGTAGCCAGGGGAGGCCTGCACTACGACCACACCCACACAG ATAGAAGAGGTTTCTCTGACAGCCTGACAACAGGCCCAGGCCGAGGCACCAAGCGGTTCCTGCAGGACTACAAAAGTCCTTTGCCTCAAAAGCTGCCCAAAATCCCCCGTCACTCCATCGATG GCGAGTCCTTCGTGGAGggcagtgtttctgcagcagagcaCTTAAAGAAGAGTCCCCTCTCTCCAAACGCGTCTGGACTGACATCCGGCCTGAGGTCCAATTCAAAGCTGCTGCATCATAGCTCCACAG GCTCCGGTAATTTCCGAGAGAGTCCAAAGCCGAGTGGTCAGGACCCCAACCTGTGGACGGTGGAGGATGTCATGCAGTATATCAGGGATATCGACCCGGTTCTGGCTCCACACGCTGACCTTTTCCGAAAACAC GAGATCGACGGGAAagcgctcctgctgctgcgtaGTGACATGATGATGAAATACATGGGCCTGAAGCTCGGCCCGGCTCTCAAACTCACCTTCCACATTGACAAGCTCAAACGGGCTTGA